The Humulus lupulus chromosome 3, drHumLupu1.1, whole genome shotgun sequence genome window below encodes:
- the LOC133821767 gene encoding protein NIM1-INTERACTING 2, with translation MEQGKRKRRQDGEVDVKRRKSEESISGVGKTKTTVTATEDEVEEFFAILKRIHVAANYFKNKDGGRGRELTAEGWRAVVKGETETETETEVLGGDNGVEDETESNEVCVETEMKKRRGLDLNLEPPPPSEEL, from the coding sequence ATGGAACAAGGGAAGAGGAAACGGCGACAGGACGGCGAAGTTGACGTGAAGAGACGGAAATCCGAAGAGTCTATCAGTGGAGTGGGGAAGACGAAGACAACGGTGACGGCAACGGAAGATGAGGTGGAGGAGTTCTTTGCCATACTGAAGAGGATCCACGTGGCAGCTAATTATTTCAAGAACAAAGACGGAGGGAGAGGCCGTGAGTTGACGGCGGAAGGTTGGAGAGCGGTTGTGAAAGGCGAGACGGAGACGGAGACGGAGACGGAGGTTTTAGGCGGAGATAACGGCGTTGAAGACGAAACTGAAAGTAATGAAGTTTGTGTTGAGACGGAGATGAAGAAGAGAAGAGGTTTGGATCTGAACTTGGAGCCTCCGCCTCCGTCAGAAGAGTTATAA